The proteins below are encoded in one region of Brassica napus cultivar Da-Ae chromosome A6, Da-Ae, whole genome shotgun sequence:
- the LOC106348346 gene encoding lysM domain-containing GPI-anchored protein 2-like produces the protein METSRFTLPLLLLATSFLLPLSAQMTGNFKCGSPGDSNSTCRSLVGYSTKNATTYASIKTLFAVENLRSILEANNLPLSTTGAQRVNPNQVVRVPIPCTCSNGTGVSTDVPVYTVKQGDTLSAIASELFGGLVRFPRISEMNKIPNANEIVIGQRVWIPLPCSCDKVNGRDVVHYAHVVKSGSSLGAIAAQFGTDNGTLATLNGISGDAQLLADNPLDVPLRACSSYVRNNSLDASSMLLPNGSYSITANNCIRCSCDASKNWTLSCEASQLRPTTWQTCPPTRCPGGENLLLGNTTSTSCGPRSCAYAGYSNQTILTTLSPDPCSGSDGSTPSGNYASTFSPSFSFVVLFIQCALFCACLL, from the exons atggaaacttCCCGTTTTACCCTCCCCCTTCTTCTCCTCGCCACCTCCTTCCTCCTCCCCCTCTCCGCCCAAATGACCGGCAACTTCAAATGCGGCTCTCCCGGCGACTCAAACAGCACGTGTCGCTCTCTCGTCGGCTACTCGACCAAGAACGCCACAACGTACGCCAGCATCAAAACCCTCTTCGCCGTGGAGAACCTCCGCTCCATCCTCGAAGCCAACAACCTCCCGCTCTCCACCACAGGCGCTCAGCGCGTGAACCCAAACCAGGTCGTGCGCGTACCGATCCCTTGCACTTGCTCAAACGGAACCGGCGTCTCCACCGATGTTCCGGTTTACACCGTCAAGCAAGGGGACACGCTCTCCGCCATCGCGTCCGAGCTGTTCGGAGGGTTGGTTCGTTTCCCGAGGATCAGCGAGATGAACAAGATCCCCAACGCGAACGAGATCGTGATCGGTCAAAGGGTGTGGATCCCTTTGCCGTGTAGCTGCGATAAGGTGAACGGTCGAGATGTTGTCCACTATGCACACGTGGTTAAATCCGGAAGCTCCCTCGGCGCGATCGCTGCTCAGTTTGGAACTGACAACGGGACGCTGGCTACGCTCAATGGGATCTCCGGCGATGCTCAGCTCCTCGCTGATAACCCTCTCGACGTCCCTCTCAGAG CCTGTAGCTCTTATGTAAGGAACAACTCGTTGGATGCTTCTTCTATGCTTTTGCCTAACGGATCATACTCCATCACTGCAAACAATTGCATCAGGTGCTCTTGTGATGCGTCAAAAAATTGGAC TCTAAGCTGTGAAGCTTCTCAGCTTAGGCCTACGACCTGGCAAACTTGCCCGCCTACACGATGCCCAGGAGGAGAGAATTTGCTTCTAGGTAACACGACTAGTACCTCTTGCGGACCTCGTTCTTGCGCCTATGCTGGTTACTCGAACCAGACAATCCTCACAACCCTTTCCCCGGATCCTTGTTCAG GTTCTGATGGTTCTACACCTTCAGGTAACTATGCTTCAACGTTCAGCCCAAGCTTCAGTTTCGTGGTGTTGTTTATTCAGTGTGCTCTGTTCTGTGCATGCCTTCTCTAG
- the LOC125575875 gene encoding NEP1-interacting protein-like 1 translates to MDSYHHLSPLSLLHRIKDSFHSAVSAILANLFSALFTFFFALVGSLLGALTGALIGQETETGFMRGAVVGAISGAVFSIDVLESSLLLWQSDESGIACLLYLIDVIASLLSGRLVRERIGPAMLSAVQSQMGAMESQFQDQDDIFGTAVSKGLTGDSLDMIPKVLITDNTSGEDMVSCSVCLQDFQVGETVRSLPHCHHMFHLPCIDKWLRGHASCPLCRRHL, encoded by the exons ATGGATTCTTATCAtcatctctctcctctctcactCCTCCATCGGATCAAAGATTCCTTCCATTCAGCCGTTTCCGCCATCCTCGCCAACCTCTTCTCCGccctcttcaccttcttcttcgCTCTAG TGGGGAGTTTGCTAGGAGCCTTGACAGGGGCTTTGATCGGCCAAGAAACAGAAACCGGTTTCATGAGAGGAGCAGTCGTTGGTGCTATTTCTGGTGCTGTCTTCTCCATCGATGTCCTTGAGTCTTCCCTCCTCCTCTGGCAATCCGATGAATCTGGTATTGCTTGCCTTCTCTACTTG ATTGACGTCATTGCTAGCCTTTTGAGCGGGAGGCTTGTTCGCGAGCGTATTGGTCCTGCAATGCTTAGTGCTGTCCAGAGTCAG atGGGAGCTATGGAGTCACAATTCCAAGACCAAGATGATATCTTCGGCACTGCCGTTTCAAAGGGTCTCACAGGGGATTCTCTCGACATGATCCCAAAGGTTCTAATTACAGACAACACCTCAGGGGAGGATATGGTCTCTTGCTCTGTATGCCTTCAG GACTTTCAGGTGGGAGAGACTGTTAGAAGTTTGCCGCATTGCCATCATATGTTCCATCTACCTTGCATCGACAAGTGGCTTCGCGGGCACGCTTCTTGTCCCTTGTGCAGAAGACATCTTTGA
- the LOC125575874 gene encoding heavy metal-associated isoprenylated plant protein 27-like, which yields MGFVDLCYRERRHRKLKQFQRVEIKVKMDCEGCERRVRKSVQGMKGVTNVTVDPKQSKLTVEGFVQPNKVVRRVMHRTGKKAELWPYVPYEVVPHPYAPGAYDKKAPPGYVRNALADPLVAPLARASSFEVKYTSAFSDDNPNACTIM from the exons ATGGGCTTCGTGGACCTCTGTTACCGGGAACGCCGCCACAGAAAGCTCAAGCAGTTCCAG agGGTGGAGATAAAAGTGAAGATGGACTGCGAAGGGTGCGAGAGACGGGTGAGGAAGTCGGTGCAAGGCATGAAAGGAGTTACCAATGTCACGGTCGATCCTAAACAGAGCAAACTAACGGTCGAGGGATTCGTCCAACCCAACAAAGTGGTGCGACGGGTGATGCATCGGACGGGGAAGAAGGCGGAGCTGTGGCCATACGTGCCTTACGAGGTGGTGCCCCACCCTTACGCACCTGGTGCCTACGACAAGAAGGCCCCTCCTGGCTATGTTCGCAATGCACTCGCCGATCCTCTTGTGGCCCCGCTTGCTCGTGCCAGCTCCTTCGAGGTCAAATACACCTCTGCCTTCAGTGATGACAATCCCAACGCTTGCACCATCATGTGA